The genomic interval CAGTTTTTGTGATAGCTCATAGGCTTTCAACTGTGAGAAATTCAGATTTAATACTAGTTATTGAACACGGGCAAATTATCGAACGGGGGACTCATTCTGAATTACTCGCTAAAAAAGGAAGATACTATAATTTATACACAGGAAAATTTGAGCTTTCATGATTGCAAAATTTTATCACAGTGCGGCAAATTCAAATTCTAACTGGTCATACTAAAAATTTTCAGGCGAAATATCCCCCTTTTGCACATGCCTAACAAGACAACTGCAAGCAAAATACTTGACAATCCGGAATTACAGCCGCTATTACTCTTAGACAATGCATAATTATTATCACTCTCATTATAAAGCCAGTCATTAAGCAAGTTCATTACTTGAATTCTTAAATTTTCCGGCATTTTGCTTATATTCAAGCCGTGTGCTTGCGTATCATCTACGAATAAATAAATATTTCTGCCGTTATCAGCCTCTTCAAGCCTGCCGTAATACCAAGGGTCTGAGCTCCCATGAAGCATTATTACATTACTTGTATTATTTTGCGTCCAGTCAATTATTTTATTTCGTAAATCGGGATTGAACGTGAAAATCTTGCGCTGTTCGGGCGTGAAAATCATTCTTGAATATAGGCCGCTTTCTTCATTTTCGTTTATGGTCAAATTTAAGCCTGCTTTATTTAATTTTTCGCGCAAATATTTAAATTTATAGCCGTCTTTACCGTTTTCTTTGTGAGCTTGGACTTCATACGGGAAGAAATCAGCAATACTATTATCGCCGTCATCAGCTTTCATGAATTCAAGCATAGTATTTAAATAAATTTGCCGGTCATTGCTATTTTCTCTAGGCATGTTCAAAATATAATCAACCGAGACAAAATTTTGTTCATACTGCCATATTTCCTCGACGAAATCCAACGCGTAATAAATCTCATAATCCTTTGAGATATTATATTCAGGCCGTAAACTAACATCAAAGCTCGTTATTCTATTAGCCATTAATTTAGGCTGTAAGAATTCACGTTCTCTAATCAGCTCAACCTGAAAATCAAGCATTAAATCACGATATTTTTTTGCCTGCTCACTGCCATAACGCTCCGTGCCGATATTATTATTAATTGCGTCAATCATTCGCATATCTTCCTGACCGTTGCAGAACGGCGCGACATATGACACGTAAATATCTGCGTCAGACGGGTAATAATAAGCATGTACATTAGTTGCTTGGCCGCCCTTGCTTGCTCCTGTAAAAATAAATTTGCCCGTTAAAATCTGCTTTAACTGCGTGATTATATTATGAAAGTCGCTTGAAGCGTTATAGTCCGTCAAATATTCCCATAAATTTGTGTCATTTACTGACAATCCGGCCGGTGCTGACTTCCCGAAATATCTATATTCAGGTGCTATATAATTTGCGTCAAAGATTTTTGCGAGGTCTACTCTGTCATCACTTGAAAAATTTTTGTCCTGAAGATTATAGCCGCCCACGTTAAATATATTTATCTTGTCAAAGCCTTTAAAGCCTATTTCTACACGTTGAGTAAAATATAAATCGCTCGCTCCATCCCAGTCTAAAGGCTGCTCAAATGTTATTATATATTTCTCGTCAAAAATTTTATTTTCCTGTGTGATTTCCTGAATAGATACAACACCGTCAAGAGTTTCAAGCATATTTTTTAACGTCTGAGCATATGAAGCCCCCGCACTAGCTAACGCTATTATTACTACAATCAAAAATTTACGCATTCCCTGATCTCCTTTTATTCAAAATTATAACAATAGGAGATATTATCATGATTATTTTTTCCGTAGTCAAGAAAATCTTCAAATCCGATTAAACCGTTCACAAGTTTTGCATGATTCCCGCATTGAATCAGGCAGCACGGCAAATAATGAATTCCCAGCGAATTCTTAAACTTTAAATCTTCCTGAAATGCCTTCATTGCTTGGCCGTTATAATAATATTCACAAAAAATTTTCTCGTTTATTCCTACTTCACGGGCTATATTAATTAATTCGCTGTCTAGTGTCGTTTGTCTGCCCTCTAAAATTGTCGCCCGTCTCAATCTCAACAAATATAAATATGCTTTATAGGGATTAATCAATTCTGCGGCCTTATAAGCAACATTTAACGGGTATGAAGATCTGTGATTCTCGTCAAATAAGTGAAAATTTGCCATATTCATGGGAAGACCGCCGATATTTTGCTCACTTAGATAAATTTTTGCGAGACGATTATTATATTTTGCGATTCCTTCTTTAGGCGGCAGCTTGAGTTCTTCAGGCAGCATGAAATCACTTACATCTCTAACAAGCCCGCTCATTATATACTTAAATATTATATGACCGTTGAAATAATTTGCTAATTTCTCGTAAACTGGCTCGCACTCATAAGAAAGTCCCATCATAGGATCTGTAAAAGTTGTAATTATAATCTCGCACATTTATATATTACCTTCTATGAATACGCCTTTAACTGCCCATGCTTTAATATCAGCAAAATTTATATAAATATTTTCAGCGGGAATATTCAAGACTCCATTAAAAATTTTCGTAGTCTCCTGTGCAAATTCCTTGAATCCCTCGTGATCTTCATTGCCAAATATGCTGGCTTCAATTAGAGCTGCTTTCTGTGAATCTCCCCGCAAATAAAATTTATAGTCGTCTTCAAGTCCAAGCATTAAATATTTTTCGCTCTTACCGGGAATTAGTGCGATTACTTGACCCATTAAAGTTTTTATCTTGATTTCTTGATTCTTGTCAATCTTAGTATTAACTCTAGCTGTAATAAACGGCATAATTTTATCTCCATTCTTGTAATTGCTGTAAAATATCATTTGCGACTTCCTGATGTTTTCGCTGGTAAGTATGGCCGGTTTTCTCGATAAAGATTAATTTATTCTCTTGAGATTTAGGCATGTGATTATTAATATTGCGCAAAAATTCCGCCGGGTCTCCGTCCGTAAAATTGTCATAAGTCCCGACAAGTAATGCCCCCGAATGCGAAATATTTTCAGCCTGTGAAAAATCCCCGTTTTTCTCCGTATGAACGTTATTTAACAGCCCCGAAAATTGCCAGTCGTATGCAGTATCAGCTATGCACTCAACCCAGCCCATAAAAGGAAATGGCAGCAATTTATTACCGTCTCCGCGTTTAACTTGTGAGAGAATTATATTTTTTTCGCGTTCAGTAACTCCTGACATCATGTGATCTAAATTTGCCGGTGAAAGCAAGAAAAATTTTTTGACTCGTTCGTCATGCTTCCGAGATAAATAATATATGACTTTATTAGCTCCCAGTGAGTGCCCGGCCAAGATTATATTTTTGTAGCCTTCTGACTCGGCAAAATTTATATACGCGTTTATATCGTCATCAGTATAGCAAAATCTCTCGTTCCATGAGCCTATTATTTCATTTTGTCCCGTGTTAATATTAAGTGTCTCGATCTGGCCGAATGCGTCATTAGTCTGTGCGTAAATAAAATCTATATTGCCCGCGTTCAAAGTGTCGCCGATATTATAATAAAACGGGTTTGAGTAAAAATTTCCGTGAATTCCCGTTATAGCTATCATTACAGTATCAGAATTTTTTTGTTTATCCTGCTTGAATAATACCCCGTTCAAGATAACGCCCCTCTTAGTAGGCACATTTAAGCGAAACATCATGATTAATTCTCACCTCTGAAGACGCATTTATGAGCCTGCGACGAGTAACACCGGTTGCAAGAAATACACTTAGAAATTATATTTTTATCCATTTGCATTTTAGCGGGTAAACTGGGCTCGCAAATTAACGGGCGCGATAAAGAAATTAACTCAATTTTTGAGCGATTAATAACATCTTCCATAGTGTCAAGACTGCGGAAACCTCCGACGACTATAACAGGACATGAAACTATTTCAGCTACACGAGCAGCAAACGGCGTAAAATATCCCTCGTTAATATGCGCTTTTATGCCAGTTACTGAAGTCCCATTACCGCTAATTTCAATCGAGTCAATTCCTGCATTATCTAATAATTTGCAAATCGTGAGAGACTCGGACTCATTTAAGCCGCCCCGTATAAAGTCGCTGCTGTTAATCTTTATAGAAATATGCAAGTTCGGTGCTGATTCGCGAATTCCCCGCAAAATTTCAAGAATTATTCCCGCTCGATTCTCTGTATTGCCGCCGTATGAGTCGACTCTGTGATTTATTGCCGGTGATATAAATCTGCTCAAGAAAAAGAAATGTGCCGCGTGAATCTGTACACCGTCAAAGCCTATTTTTTGAGCTATAACAGCAGCATTTATGAATTCTTGAATAACTAGTTTTATATCATTAAGAGTCATTTTATCGGGTTCAATCTGCATATTATATTTATAGTAAGCTCCCAGTGCAAGTTGAGCTATAACCTGGCAATTTTCAGAATGTATTATATCTACTAGTTTTCTATATTCAGGAATTAATTTATCGCTGCAAAGTCTCATCATTCCGTCAAAATATAAATCATTTTCTGCAACGCTTGTGAATCCTGTTATAATCGCTCCGACTCCGCCCCGTGCAAGTTCCGAATAAATTTTATATATCTCATCGGGCAAATTCCCGTCAATTTCCGCGAGTCCTTCCCATGTTGCCGAACGGACGAGTCTATTTTTAGCTGTCAAATTTCTTAGCTCGACAGGCTCAAATATTTGTTTCATGCTATATAAATACTCCTTTTATGATTGCGCTTGAATTACTCTGAAATTATAATTAACTACACAATAAAAACAAGAATGAAGAAATTTCTTTGTCGCTATAAAATATATAGTGATATTTGCAAAAAATATCGAATTATGAGGGATATACGCATAAAAATATTAAGAAGTTGGCCGGAAAATTTTATATTTATCGCAAATGTTAGTGTGAATGCTTTATAGTACGTGCGGAATATAATGACATGAGAAAATTTTTTATAGCGAGTGCATTATATAAATTCGTGCGCAGGGATTTAACGCGAAATATTATGATTATGAAATAAATTTTTATTCGCAAAATATATCATGGCTTATATATATATATTTATAACAGGAACGCAGCAGAAAATATTATAATAAGGGGAGAATTTATTTCAATGAGTCAAAAGCCTTTACCCAGCAAGGAAAATATTTATAACACAGACTGCCCTATACTCTACGCTATGGAATTAATCGGGCAAAAATGGAAGCTGCCTATTTTATGGTATATCGCAGACTCTGAAAAGCAGACTCTAAGATACGGCGAACTCGAACGCAAAGTAATAGGCATAACAGCTACAATGCTTACTAAATGCTTGAGAGAACTAGAACGCGACAAATTTATTAAACGCAAGCAATATAACACGATTCCGCCGACTGTTGAATATTCGCTCGCAAAACGGGGTAAAACTCTAATTCCTGCGCTTGAATCCCTTTATCAGTGGGCAGAGTCTCAAATGCGGTAATATAATATATACATGAAAGAAGGAAAAAATTTTTTGCTTAATAATAATACTTTATTCACAGTTCCAAGTGATGAGCCGCTCGCCGCACGAATGAGACCGGACTCGCTTGAAGATTTCGCAGGTCAGGAGCATTTAATCGCGCCCGGACAAATTTTGAGACGAATAATAGACAGCGACAAAATCCCCTCGATGATATTCTGGGGGCCTCCGGGAGTCGGCAAGACTACACTAGCAAGCATAATAGCACGTAGGACTCAAGCTGAATTCATAAATTTTTCTGCAGTAACAAGCGGCATTAAAGAAATTCGCGAGATCATGAAACAGGCTGAAGACAATAAAAAATTTGGCACGAGAACTATTTTATTTGTTGACGAGATTCACAGGTTCAATAAAGCACAGCAGGACGCGTTTTTGCCGTTTGTCGAGAAGGGCAGCATTATATTAATCGGTGCTACAACGGAAAATCCATCATTTGAGATTAACGGGGCTTTATTGTCGCGCTGTAAAGTTTTCGTGTTAAA from Synergistaceae bacterium carries:
- a CDS encoding DsbA family protein, which encodes MCEIIITTFTDPMMGLSYECEPVYEKLANYFNGHIIFKYIMSGLVRDVSDFMLPEELKLPPKEGIAKYNNRLAKIYLSEQNIGGLPMNMANFHLFDENHRSSYPLNVAYKAAELINPYKAYLYLLRLRRATILEGRQTTLDSELINIAREVGINEKIFCEYYYNGQAMKAFQEDLKFKNSLGIHYLPCCLIQCGNHAKLVNGLIGFEDFLDYGKNNHDNISYCYNFE
- a CDS encoding helix-turn-helix transcriptional regulator; its protein translation is MSQKPLPSKENIYNTDCPILYAMELIGQKWKLPILWYIADSEKQTLRYGELERKVIGITATMLTKCLRELERDKFIKRKQYNTIPPTVEYSLAKRGKTLIPALESLYQWAESQMR
- a CDS encoding NADH:flavin oxidoreductase, encoding MKQIFEPVELRNLTAKNRLVRSATWEGLAEIDGNLPDEIYKIYSELARGGVGAIITGFTSVAENDLYFDGMMRLCSDKLIPEYRKLVDIIHSENCQVIAQLALGAYYKYNMQIEPDKMTLNDIKLVIQEFINAAVIAQKIGFDGVQIHAAHFFFLSRFISPAINHRVDSYGGNTENRAGIILEILRGIRESAPNLHISIKINSSDFIRGGLNESESLTICKLLDNAGIDSIEISGNGTSVTGIKAHINEGYFTPFAARVAEIVSCPVIVVGGFRSLDTMEDVINRSKIELISLSRPLICEPSLPAKMQMDKNIISKCISCNRCYSSQAHKCVFRGEN
- a CDS encoding DUF1749 domain-containing protein; protein product: MMFRLNVPTKRGVILNGVLFKQDKQKNSDTVMIAITGIHGNFYSNPFYYNIGDTLNAGNIDFIYAQTNDAFGQIETLNINTGQNEIIGSWNERFCYTDDDINAYINFAESEGYKNIILAGHSLGANKVIYYLSRKHDERVKKFFLLSPANLDHMMSGVTEREKNIILSQVKRGDGNKLLPFPFMGWVECIADTAYDWQFSGLLNNVHTEKNGDFSQAENISHSGALLVGTYDNFTDGDPAEFLRNINNHMPKSQENKLIFIEKTGHTYQRKHQEVANDILQQLQEWR